The Terriglobales bacterium genome segment CACACCCGCGTAGGCCGCCATCCTAATTGTTTGTTTCCCGCAAGCGCAACGCGGGCGCGGTGCTAGCCCACTTCCACCAGCCCGTAGCGCCGCTGCCAGTGGGCTTTCAGGTGCTCCATCACGCGGCGGACGTCTTCCTGGGAGACGCCGGGGCTTGCGCCCGCGACCAGGGCCTCGGCCTCGCGCTTGGCCACTTCCAGCAGGTCGCGGTCGCGCAGCAGGTTGGCGACGCGGAAGCTGGGCATGCCCGCCTGCCGGGTGCCGAAGAATTCGCCGGGGCCGCGCAGTTCCAGGTCGAGCTCGGCGATCTCGAAGCCGTCCGTGGTGCGCACCAGCGCGTCCAGGCGCTGCTCGGCTTCGGGCGTGGTCTTGCCGCCGGTCATCAGCACGCAGTAAGACTTGGCCGCGCTGCGGCCGATGCGCCCGCGCAGCTGGTGCAACTGCGAGAGCCCGAAGCGCTCGGCGTGCTCGACGATCATCAGGGTGGCATTGGGGACGTCCACGCCGACTTCGATGACGGTGGTCGAGACCAGCACGTCCAGTTCGCCGCGCTGGAAGTTGCGCATCACCCGGTCTTTTTCTTCGGCGTC includes the following:
- a CDS encoding helicase-related protein, with amino-acid sequence PPGRTPIVTRRVSDERSAEVFDFARKQVKAGHQVYVVYPVIEEKEEDAEPAAAGSAARAGKDRVAQKPALSAVEGSSAVREATLFPEPPPRTTLKAAIQMYDHLRKKVLPDLRIGLLHGRLDAEEKDRVMRNFQRGELDVLVSTTVIEVGVDVPNATLMIVEHAERFGLSQLHQLRGRIGRSAAKSYCVLMTGGKTTPEAEQRLDALVRTTDGFEIAELDLELRGPGEFFGTRQAGMPSFRVANLLRDRDLLEVAKREAEALVAGASPGVSQEDVRRVMEHLKAHWQRRYGLVEVG